In the genome of Poecilia reticulata strain Guanapo linkage group LG16, Guppy_female_1.0+MT, whole genome shotgun sequence, one region contains:
- the LOC103478698 gene encoding macrophage mannose receptor 1-like yields MTWDKARRYCQTYYIDMVTWDTVDPNLLTTWLLEKDFTKVWIGLHQDPEQSLVWRWIDVKTGEGLTGDDVSGSRDWLLGQAVGASCGSYNSITKKWENALCFLEMSFICYADNLVVVTENKTWEEALDHCREMTNGSFKYDLLSVTNASDYGYVSDRIYGATTNEVWTGLRFLGGEWWWSDRETLDHQEMLPDCPSQWQHCGTFSKYNTTSWTSRDCSERRNFICSYEEIVSQEEKQDSKSG; encoded by the exons ATGACATGGGACAAAGCAAGACGGTACTGCCAGACGTACTACATAGACATGGTCACCTGGGACACAGTGGACCCAAACCTGCTGACGACgtggctgctggaaaaagacTTCACTAAAGTCTGGATTGGTTTACACCAGGATCCTGAGCAGTCATTGGTCTGGAGGTGGATCGACGTTAA aACTGGTGAAGGCTTGACTGGTGATGACGTCTCTGGCAGCAGGGACTGGCTCTTGGGACAGGCAGTCGGTGCCAGCTGTGGCTCCTACAACAGCATCACCAAAAAGTGGGAAAACGCCCTCTGCTTTTTAGAGATGTCCTTCATCTGCTATGCTGACAACCTGGTTGTAGTGACTGAGAATAAGACATGGGAGGAAGCTCTGGATCACTGCAGGGAAATGACAAATGGGTCCTTCAAATACGACCTCCTGAGCGTTACCAACGCGTCTGACTACGGCTACGTCAGCGACCGGATCTACGGAGCCACCACCAACGAG GTTTGGACAGGATTGCGTTTCCTGGGAGGGGAGTGGTGGTGGTCGGACAGAGAGACGTTGGACCACCAGGAGATGCTGCCGGACTGTCCGAGCCAGTGGCAACACTGTGGCACCTTCTCCAAATATAACACAACTAGCTGGACCAGCAGGGACTGCTCAGAAAGAAGAAACTTCATCTGCTCTTATGAAGAAATTGTAAGTCAGGAGGAAAAGCAGGATTCTAAATCTGGATAA
- the gapdhs gene encoding glyceraldehyde-3-phosphate dehydrogenase 2, with protein sequence MSDLCVGINGFGRIGRLVLRACLQKGIRVVAINDPFIDLQYMVYMFKYDSTHGRYHGEVSHDGGKLYVDGKAISVFQCMKPAEIPWGSSGAKYVVESTGVFLSLEKANAHIQGGAQRVVVSAPSPDAPMFVMGVNEDKYDPSSMTIVSNASCTTNCLAPLAKVIHDNFGIEEALMTTVHAYTATQKTVDGPSAKAWRDGRGAHQNIIPASTGAAKAVGKVIPDLNGKLTGMAFRVPVADVSVVDLTCRLSKSASYAEIKEAVKKAAHGPMKGVLGYTEDQVVSSDFVGDTHSSIFDAGAGISLNDNFVKLISWYDNEYGYSNRVADLLLYMHSKE encoded by the exons ATGTCAGACCTCTGTGTTGGAATCAATGG CTTCGGTCGCATTGGCCGCCTGGTCCTGAGGGCATGCCTGCAGAAGGGCATCAGAGTCGTGGCCATCAACGACCCCTTCATCGACCTGCAGTACATG GTCTACATGTTCAAGTACGACTCCACCCACGGCCGTTACCATGGCGAGGTCTCCCATGATGGTGGCAAGCTCTACGTTGATGGCAAAGCCATCTCTGTTTTCCAGTG TATGAAACCTGCTGAGATCCCCTGGGGTAGCTCTGGCGCCAAATACGTGGTGGAGTCCACTGGAGTCTTCCTCAGCCTGGAGAAGGCCAAC GCTCACATCCAGGGCGGTGCACAGCGTGTGGTCGTGTCCGCCCCCTCACCTGATGCCCCCATGTTTGTCATGGGAGTTAACGAGGACAAATACGACCCGTCCTCCATGACCATCGTCAG TAATGCCTCCTGCACCACCAACTGCCTGGCTCCCCTGGCCAAAGTCATCCACGATAACTTTGGCATCGAGGAGGCTCTCATG ACCACAGTCCACGCATACACAGCCACCCAGAAGACAGTGGACGGCCCCAGTGCCAAGGCCTGGCGTGACGGCCGCGGCGCCCACCAGAACATCATTCCAGCTTCCACCGGCGCTGCCAAGGCTGTGGGCAAAGTCATTCCTGACCTCAACGG caaGCTGACAGGAATGGCTTTCAGGGTGCCAGTGGCGGACGTGTCCGTCGTGGACCTGACCTGCCGTCTGTCCAAGTCCGCATCCTATGCCGAGATCAAGGAGGCGGTCAAGAAGGCCGCACACGGACCCATGAAGGGAGTGCTGGGCTACACTGAAGACCAG GTTGTGTCCTCTGACTTCGTTGGAGACACCCACTCCTCCATCTTCGATGCTGGTGCCGGCATCTCCCTTAACGACAACTTTGTCAAACTCATTTCCTG GTATGACAATGAGTACGGCTACAGCAACCGTGTTGCCGACCTGCTGCTGTACATGCACTCCAAGGAGTAG
- the LOC108167017 gene encoding C-type mannose receptor 2-like translates to METRLLQTIYFISKELTWTDARQFCQTNHIDMITWDIVDPNLLTTWMQNRELTEMWIGLHEDPEQQSAWRWINVKTNEGLTGEDVSGSSYWATQPKTDYSCGSYNSARKKWLGNVCSEILPFACYDDNLVLLTENRTWEEAVDRCREMSSASYKYDLLSITRPTDFSYIRDRIYKVTSEEVWTGLRFLGGEWWWSDGEMLDHQEMLPNCPSQWQHCGMLSKYNTANWTSGDCSERRNFICNYVKLQKDQN, encoded by the exons ATGGAAACCAGGCTCCTACAAaccatttactttatttctaaGGAGCTGACATGGACCGATGCAAGACAGTTCTGCCAGACGAACCACATAGACATGATTACTTGGGACATAGTAGACCCGAACCTGCTGACTACGTGGATGCAGAATCGAGAACTCACTGAAATGTGGATTGGTTTGCATGAGGACCCTGAGCAACAGTCAGCCTGGAGGTGGATCAATGTGAA AACCAATGAAGGTTTGACGGGAGAGGATGTTTCAGGGAGCAGTTATTGGGCCACTCAACCAAAAACCGACTACAGCTGTGGCTCTTATAATAGCGCAAGAAAAAAGTGGTTAGGCAATGTTTGCTCTGAAATCCTTCCTTTTGCCTGCTATGACGACAATCTGGTGCTGTTGACTGAGAACAGGACGTGGGAGGAAGCCGTGGATCGCTGCCGGGAAATGTCATCAGCTTCCTATAAGTATGACCTCCTGAGCATTACAAGGCCTACTGATTTCAGCTACATCAGAGACCGGATCTACAAGGTCACCAGTGAAGAG GTTTGGACAGGATTGCGTTTCCTGGGAGGGGAGTGGTGGTGGTCCGACGGAGAGATGTTGGACCACCAGGAGATGCTGCCGAACTGTCCGAGCCAGTGGCAACACTGTGGCATGCTGTCGAAGTACAACACAGCAAACTGGACCAGTGGGGACTGCTCAGAAAGAAGAAACTTCATCTGCAATTATGTAAAACTACAGAAAGACCAAAActag